Proteins encoded in a region of the Mycolicibacterium chitae genome:
- a CDS encoding ATP-dependent DNA helicase, with protein sequence MTVGDPEQAGTVELLAEAVAALGGTERSGQIEMAQAVARAFATGEHLAVQAGTGTGKSLAYLVPALAAAISADRDPSRAAVVVSTATIALQRQLVDRDLPRLAEALTAKLPRKPRFALLKGRGNYLCLNKIHSGGTDSEAAEAAQDELFEPFAATALGREVQRLTAWSSETETGDRDELKPGVSERAWGQVSVSARECIGVSRCPYGTDCFSEKARGAAGLADVVVTNHALLSIDAIADASVLPEHDLLVVDEAHELVDRVTAVATGELTPASLGVAQRRSSRLIGPELVTRLDAAAATFTSAIHDAEPGRIDHLDDELATYLTSLRDAAHAARSAINPTPGDPQAAAARAEAVAGLSDIADTAARILESFGPPLTERTDVVWLDHEESRGSVRPVLRVAPLSVAGLLRARLFATTTTVLTSATLTVGGTFDSMAAAWGLTRAPSKEPDNTPAPAAPQWRGIDVGSPFQHAKAGILYVAKKLPPPGRDGTGTSEQLSEIEELITAIGGRTLGLFSSMRAARAAAEVMRERLDTPVLCQGEESTSTLIEQFAADDATSLFGTLSLWQGVDVPGPSLSLVLIDRIPFPRPDDPLLTARQRSIGARGGNGFMAVSASHAALLLAQGAGRLLRRADDRGVVAVLDSRMATARYAGYLRASLPPFWSTTDPAAVRQALTRLRATLDGK encoded by the coding sequence ATGACGGTCGGCGACCCCGAACAGGCCGGCACCGTCGAACTGCTGGCCGAGGCGGTCGCCGCGCTCGGCGGCACCGAACGGTCCGGGCAGATCGAGATGGCCCAGGCCGTGGCGCGCGCGTTCGCCACCGGCGAGCATCTGGCGGTGCAGGCCGGCACCGGCACCGGAAAGTCACTCGCCTACCTGGTGCCCGCGCTGGCCGCGGCGATCTCGGCCGACCGCGACCCCTCGCGCGCGGCCGTCGTCGTCTCGACGGCGACCATCGCCCTGCAGCGCCAACTCGTGGACCGCGACCTGCCCCGCCTGGCCGAGGCGCTCACCGCGAAACTGCCCCGCAAGCCGCGCTTCGCGCTGCTCAAGGGCCGCGGAAACTACCTGTGCCTGAACAAGATCCACAGCGGCGGCACCGATTCCGAGGCCGCCGAGGCCGCGCAGGACGAACTGTTCGAACCGTTCGCGGCCACCGCCCTGGGCCGGGAGGTGCAGCGGCTCACGGCGTGGTCCTCGGAGACCGAGACCGGTGACCGCGACGAGCTCAAGCCCGGTGTCAGCGAACGGGCCTGGGGCCAGGTCAGCGTGTCCGCGCGCGAGTGCATCGGGGTGTCCCGCTGCCCGTACGGCACCGACTGCTTCTCCGAAAAGGCCCGCGGCGCGGCGGGTTTGGCCGACGTCGTCGTCACCAACCACGCCCTGTTGTCCATCGACGCGATCGCCGACGCCTCGGTGCTGCCCGAGCACGACCTGCTGGTGGTCGACGAGGCGCACGAGTTGGTGGACCGGGTCACCGCGGTGGCCACCGGCGAACTGACCCCGGCGAGCCTCGGGGTGGCCCAGCGGCGCAGCAGCCGGTTGATCGGCCCGGAACTGGTGACACGCCTCGACGCCGCCGCCGCGACCTTCACCTCCGCGATCCACGACGCCGAGCCCGGCCGCATCGACCACCTTGACGACGAACTGGCCACGTACCTGACCAGCCTGCGCGACGCCGCGCACGCGGCGCGCTCGGCGATCAACCCCACCCCGGGTGACCCGCAGGCCGCCGCGGCGCGGGCCGAGGCCGTGGCCGGCCTCAGCGACATCGCCGATACCGCCGCCCGGATCCTCGAGTCGTTCGGGCCGCCGTTGACCGAGCGCACCGACGTGGTCTGGCTCGACCACGAGGAGAGCCGCGGCTCGGTGCGCCCGGTGCTGCGCGTCGCGCCGCTGTCGGTGGCGGGCCTGCTGCGCGCGCGTCTGTTCGCGACCACGACGACGGTGCTGACTTCGGCGACGCTGACCGTGGGCGGCACCTTCGACTCGATGGCCGCCGCGTGGGGCCTGACCCGCGCCCCCAGCAAGGAACCCGACAACACCCCGGCGCCGGCCGCTCCGCAGTGGCGCGGCATCGACGTCGGATCGCCCTTCCAGCACGCCAAGGCCGGCATCCTCTATGTCGCCAAGAAGCTGCCCCCGCCGGGTCGGGACGGCACCGGGACCAGCGAACAGCTCAGCGAGATCGAGGAATTGATCACCGCGATCGGCGGCCGCACCCTGGGTCTGTTCTCCTCGATGCGCGCGGCCCGGGCCGCCGCGGAGGTCATGCGGGAACGGTTGGACACCCCGGTGCTCTGTCAGGGCGAGGAGTCCACCTCGACGCTCATCGAACAGTTCGCCGCCGACGACGCCACCTCGCTGTTCGGGACGCTGTCGCTGTGGCAGGGCGTCGACGTGCCGGGCCCGTCGCTGTCGCTGGTGCTCATCGACCGCATCCCGTTCCCCCGCCCGGACGATCCGCTGCTGACGGCGCGGCAGCGCTCGATCGGCGCGCGCGGCGGCAACGGGTTCATGGCGGTCTCGGCCTCGCACGCGGCGCTGCTGCTGGCCCAGGGCGCCGGGCGACTGCTGCGCCGGGCCGACGATCGCGGCGTGGTGGCGGTCCTGGACTCCAGGATGGCCACCGCGCGCTACGCCGGCTATCTGCGGGCCTCGCTGCCGCCGTTCTGGTCGACGACGGATCCGGCCGCGGTCCGGCAGGCATTGACGCGTCTGCGCGCGACATTGGACGGCAAGTGA
- a CDS encoding nicotinate phosphoribosyltransferase, whose product MTPALLTDKYELTMLSAALRDGTAERRAGFELFARRLPAGRRYGVVAGTGRFLDALAQFRFDDAALESVAAFCDDTTLEYLRDFSFGGDVDGYAEGELYFPDSPVLSVHGTFAECVLLETLSLSIFNHDSAIASAAARMVSAAAGRRLIEMGSRRTHERAAVAAARAAYIAGFDGSSNLEADRTYGVPALGTSAHAFTMLYTGPDGPDEPAAFRAQVAALGVGTTLLVDTYDVTAGVANAVAAAGPELGAVRIDSGDLGVLAGQVRRQLDELGATDTRIVVSGDLDEFAIAALRAEPVDSYGVGTSLVTGSGAPTANMVYKLVEVDGRPVSKRSSHKQSHGGAKQAVRLAKPSGTITEEVVFPAGRPPADADGGRALSVPLVRAGRRVDDGGLGAARALVSTGLTSLPWEGLKLSRGEPAIPTRLVAP is encoded by the coding sequence GTGACGCCGGCGTTGCTGACCGACAAATACGAGCTGACCATGCTGTCGGCGGCGCTGCGCGACGGCACCGCCGAACGCCGGGCCGGCTTCGAGCTGTTCGCCCGCCGCCTGCCGGCCGGCCGACGCTACGGCGTGGTCGCCGGCACCGGCCGCTTCCTGGATGCCCTGGCCCAGTTCAGGTTTGACGACGCCGCACTCGAGTCGGTGGCCGCGTTCTGCGACGACACCACCCTGGAGTACCTGCGCGACTTCAGCTTCGGCGGCGATGTCGACGGCTACGCCGAGGGCGAGCTGTACTTCCCGGACTCCCCCGTGCTCTCCGTACACGGCACCTTCGCCGAATGCGTGCTGCTGGAGACGCTGTCGCTGTCAATCTTCAACCACGACAGCGCGATCGCCTCGGCGGCCGCGCGGATGGTCAGCGCCGCGGCGGGACGGCGGCTGATCGAGATGGGTTCGCGGCGCACCCACGAGCGGGCCGCGGTCGCCGCGGCGCGCGCCGCCTACATCGCCGGGTTCGACGGCAGCTCCAACCTGGAGGCCGACCGCACCTACGGCGTCCCGGCGCTGGGCACCAGCGCGCACGCCTTCACCATGCTCTACACCGGGCCCGACGGCCCCGACGAGCCGGCCGCGTTCCGCGCGCAGGTGGCCGCGCTGGGGGTGGGCACCACGCTGCTGGTCGACACCTACGACGTCACCGCCGGGGTGGCCAACGCGGTCGCCGCGGCGGGCCCGGAACTGGGCGCGGTGCGCATCGACTCCGGCGACCTGGGGGTGCTGGCCGGTCAGGTCCGCCGCCAGCTCGACGAGCTGGGCGCCACCGACACCCGCATCGTGGTCTCCGGGGATCTCGACGAGTTCGCGATCGCCGCGCTGCGCGCCGAGCCCGTCGACAGCTACGGCGTGGGCACCTCGCTGGTCACCGGCTCGGGCGCGCCCACCGCCAACATGGTCTACAAACTGGTCGAGGTCGACGGCCGGCCGGTGAGCAAGCGCAGCAGCCACAAGCAGTCCCACGGCGGCGCGAAACAGGCCGTGCGGCTGGCCAAACCGTCGGGCACCATCACCGAGGAAGTGGTGTTCCCCGCCGGGCGGCCCCCCGCCGACGCCGACGGCGGCCGAGCGCTGAGCGTGCCGCTGGTGCGGGCCGGACGCCGGGTCGACGACGGCGGCCTGGGGGCGGCGCGCGCCCTGGTCTCGACGGGGCTGACCAGCCTGCCGTGGGAGGGGCTCAAACTGTCCCGCGGCGAGCCGGCCATTCCGACCCGGCTGGTCGCGCCGTGA
- the clpS gene encoding ATP-dependent Clp protease adapter ClpS: MAASAPTKPGSVGQRQDDSVEATQRPWVTIVWDDPVNLMNYVTYILQKLFGYSEPHATKLMLQVHNEGKAVVSSGTRESMEVDVTKLHAAGLWATMQQDR, encoded by the coding sequence ATGGCTGCGTCAGCACCGACCAAGCCCGGGTCGGTAGGGCAACGGCAGGACGACTCGGTCGAGGCGACCCAGCGTCCGTGGGTGACCATCGTGTGGGACGACCCGGTGAACCTGATGAACTACGTGACCTACATCCTGCAGAAGCTGTTCGGCTACTCCGAACCGCACGCCACCAAGCTGATGTTGCAGGTGCACAACGAGGGTAAGGCCGTGGTGTCGTCGGGCACCCGGGAGTCCATGGAAGTCGACGTCACCAAGCTGCACGCGGCGGGCCTGTGGGCCACCATGCAGCAGGACCGCTGA
- a CDS encoding oxidative stress transcriptional regulator AosR — protein MRKWKRVEGPDGPRFRSALAAHEAALLRNLVTSVVGMLDERQAAAPADELEAITGMRTGNSTPPEDATMGRLLPDFFRPQNDHPAGSAAAESLNGALRSLHEPEIIDAKREAAQCILDTCPAEGGRFELTEDQANSWIAAVNDVRLSLGAMLDIGPDGPDRLPADHPLSGHLDVYQWLTVLQEYLVLALMGQS, from the coding sequence GTGCGTAAGTGGAAGCGGGTCGAGGGCCCCGACGGTCCCCGGTTCCGCTCCGCGCTCGCCGCGCACGAGGCGGCGCTGCTGCGCAATCTGGTGACCTCGGTCGTCGGGATGCTCGACGAGCGGCAGGCCGCGGCGCCCGCCGACGAACTCGAGGCGATCACCGGCATGCGCACCGGCAACTCCACCCCGCCCGAGGACGCCACCATGGGTCGGCTGCTGCCGGACTTCTTCCGTCCGCAGAACGACCATCCGGCCGGGTCGGCCGCGGCCGAGAGCCTCAACGGCGCGCTGCGCAGCCTGCACGAACCCGAGATCATCGACGCCAAACGTGAAGCGGCGCAATGCATCCTGGATACCTGCCCGGCCGAGGGCGGCCGCTTCGAGCTCACCGAGGACCAGGCGAACTCCTGGATCGCGGCGGTCAACGACGTCCGGTTGTCGCTGGGCGCCATGCTCGACATCGGCCCGGACGGACCCGACCGCCTACCCGCCGACCACCCGCTGTCCGGGCACCTGGACGTCTACCAGTGGTTGACCGTGCTGCAGGAGTACCTGGTGCTGGCGCTGATGGGGCAGTCCTGA
- a CDS encoding P1 family peptidase, with the protein MAGSITDVAGILVGHHQRIDDDAALGSGWACGTTVVLTPPGTVGAVDVRGGAPGSRETDLLDPSNSVRYVDAVVLTGGSAFGLAAADGVMTWLEENDRGVALDGGLVPIVPAAVIFDLPVGGWKCRPDAEFGYRAAATAATGTAMGNVGAGVGARAGVLKGGLGSASVTLPNGATVGAIVAVNSAGNVFDPRTGLPWMAHLIEEFGLQRPVADQVEAFAELVREGSPLNTTIAIVATDAALSPAGCRRLAIAAHDGLAHTIKPAHTPVDGDTVFALATGAVEVAPDPDTPASMSPETKLVADLGAAAAEVLGRAVLAGVLAAESLAGVPAYRELLPTAFGPDGR; encoded by the coding sequence ATGGCGGGGTCGATCACCGACGTCGCGGGGATCCTCGTCGGCCACCATCAGCGCATCGATGACGATGCCGCGTTGGGCTCGGGCTGGGCCTGCGGCACCACGGTGGTGCTCACCCCGCCGGGCACCGTCGGCGCGGTGGACGTGCGCGGCGGCGCGCCGGGGTCCCGCGAGACCGATCTGCTCGATCCTTCCAACAGCGTGCGCTATGTCGACGCCGTGGTCCTGACGGGCGGCAGCGCCTTCGGGCTGGCCGCGGCCGACGGGGTCATGACCTGGCTGGAGGAGAACGACCGCGGGGTCGCGCTGGACGGCGGGCTGGTCCCGATCGTGCCGGCGGCCGTCATCTTCGACCTGCCGGTCGGCGGCTGGAAGTGCCGCCCCGACGCCGAGTTCGGCTACCGCGCCGCGGCCACGGCCGCGACCGGCACCGCGATGGGCAATGTCGGCGCCGGCGTCGGCGCCCGCGCGGGCGTGCTGAAGGGCGGGTTGGGCAGCGCCTCGGTGACGCTGCCCAACGGCGCCACGGTGGGTGCGATCGTCGCGGTCAACAGCGCCGGCAACGTCTTCGACCCGCGCACCGGCCTGCCGTGGATGGCCCACCTCATCGAGGAGTTCGGGTTGCAGCGGCCCGTCGCCGACCAGGTCGAGGCGTTCGCCGAGTTGGTTCGCGAGGGCAGCCCCCTGAACACCACCATCGCGATCGTCGCCACCGACGCCGCGCTCAGCCCGGCCGGCTGCCGGCGGTTGGCCATCGCCGCGCACGACGGGCTGGCGCACACCATCAAGCCGGCGCACACCCCGGTCGACGGCGACACCGTGTTCGCGCTGGCGACCGGGGCGGTGGAGGTGGCGCCGGATCCGGACACCCCGGCGTCGATGTCGCCGGAGACCAAGCTGGTCGCCGACCTCGGCGCGGCCGCCGCCGAGGTCCTGGGCCGGGCGGTGCTGGCCGGCGTGCTGGCCGCCGAATCGCTGGCCGGCGTGCCCGCCTACCGGGAGCTGCTGCCCACGGCGTTCGGTCCGGACGGCCGGTGA
- a CDS encoding rhomboid family intramembrane serine protease, translating to MTAQPGAAPRKQPAWKVGGATILTFVALLYVIELVDQLFGHRLDQNGIRPLETEGLWGIIFSPLLHANWGHLLANTVPALVLGFLMTLAGMSRFIWATAIIWILGGFGTWLIGNMGGCAGLPTNHVGASGLIFGWLAFLLIFGWFSRNVWEIVIGIVVLLFYGGLLWGAVPVLDRCGGVSWQGHLCGAIAGVVAAYLLSGPERNARQQRKLTKTRPQYPLS from the coding sequence ATGACCGCACAGCCGGGTGCCGCGCCGCGGAAACAGCCGGCGTGGAAGGTCGGCGGCGCCACCATCCTCACCTTCGTCGCGCTGCTCTACGTCATCGAGTTGGTCGATCAACTCTTCGGGCATCGCCTCGACCAGAACGGCATCCGCCCGCTCGAGACCGAGGGCCTGTGGGGCATCATCTTTTCCCCGCTGCTGCACGCCAACTGGGGCCATTTGCTGGCCAACACGGTGCCGGCGCTGGTGCTCGGCTTCCTGATGACGCTGGCCGGGATGAGCCGGTTCATCTGGGCCACCGCGATCATCTGGATCCTGGGCGGCTTCGGCACCTGGCTGATCGGCAACATGGGCGGCTGCGCGGGCCTGCCGACCAACCACGTCGGCGCCTCCGGCCTGATCTTCGGGTGGCTGGCCTTCCTGTTGATCTTCGGCTGGTTCAGCCGCAACGTCTGGGAGATCGTCATCGGCATCGTGGTGCTGCTGTTCTACGGCGGCCTGCTGTGGGGCGCGGTGCCGGTGCTCGACCGCTGCGGTGGCGTGTCCTGGCAGGGGCACCTGTGCGGCGCGATCGCCGGCGTCGTCGCCGCCTACCTGCTCTCCGGTCCCGAACGCAACGCCCGGCAGCAGCGCAAGCTGACCAAGACCCGTCCGCAGTACCCGCTGTCATGA
- the murI gene encoding glutamate racemase, translating to MTDDATKRMAPVGVFDSGVGGLTVARAIIDQLPDEDIIYVGDTGNGPYGPLPLAEVRSHALAVMDDLVDRGVKALVIACNTASSACLRDARERYDVPVVEVILPAVRRAVATTRNGRIGVIGTQATVTSRAYQDAFAAARDTEITAVACPRFVDFVERGVTSGRQVLGLAEGYLAPLQLAGVDTLVLGCTHYPLLSGLIQLAMGDNVTLVSSAEETAKDLLRVLTEQDLLHPHPESGASASRVFEATGDPAAFTALAARFLGPVITGVAPARRQVGSPP from the coding sequence ATGACCGACGACGCGACGAAACGCATGGCCCCGGTCGGGGTGTTCGACTCCGGCGTGGGCGGCCTGACCGTGGCGCGGGCAATCATCGACCAGTTGCCTGACGAGGACATCATCTACGTCGGGGACACCGGCAACGGCCCGTACGGTCCGTTGCCGCTGGCCGAGGTGCGCTCGCACGCGCTGGCCGTCATGGACGATCTGGTGGACCGCGGGGTCAAGGCCCTGGTGATCGCGTGCAACACCGCGTCGTCGGCCTGCCTGCGGGATGCGCGGGAACGCTACGACGTCCCCGTCGTCGAGGTCATCCTGCCCGCGGTGCGCCGCGCGGTGGCCACCACCCGCAACGGCCGGATCGGGGTGATCGGCACCCAGGCGACGGTGACCTCGCGGGCCTACCAGGACGCGTTCGCCGCGGCCCGCGACACCGAGATCACCGCGGTGGCCTGTCCGCGGTTCGTCGACTTCGTCGAACGCGGGGTGACCAGCGGCCGGCAGGTGCTCGGCCTGGCCGAGGGTTATCTGGCGCCGCTGCAACTGGCCGGCGTCGACACCCTGGTGCTGGGCTGCACCCACTACCCGCTGCTGTCCGGTCTGATCCAGCTGGCCATGGGCGACAACGTCACGCTGGTCTCCAGCGCCGAGGAGACCGCCAAGGACCTGCTGCGCGTCCTGACCGAACAGGACCTGCTGCACCCGCACCCCGAGTCCGGGGCGTCGGCGTCGCGGGTGTTCGAGGCGACGGGTGACCCGGCGGCCTTCACCGCGTTGGCCGCGCGGTTCCTCGGCCCGGTCATCACCGGGGTGGCGCCGGCGCGCCGGCAGGTGGGGAGCCCGCCGTGA
- a CDS encoding cyclic nucleotide-degrading phosphodiesterase encodes MTVRITVLGCSGSVSGPDSPASGYLLTAPDTPPLVIDFGGGVLGALQRYADPGDVTVLLSHLHADHCLDLPGLFVWRRYHPNPPPGKGLMYGPRDTWARLAAASSPEGGELDDFKDIFDIRHWTDGEPVRIGSLEVLPRSVSHPTESYGMRFTDPSGAVLVYSGDTGICGSVVELARDADVFLCEASWTHAPDNRPPDVHLSGTEAGQIAAKAGVGELLLTHIPPWTSREDVISEAKAEFDGPVRAVVCGESFDVRRAR; translated from the coding sequence GTGACTGTGCGAATCACCGTGCTCGGCTGCTCCGGCAGCGTCAGCGGCCCGGATTCGCCCGCCTCGGGGTACTTGTTGACTGCGCCGGACACGCCGCCACTGGTCATCGACTTCGGCGGCGGGGTGTTGGGGGCGCTGCAACGCTACGCCGACCCTGGCGATGTCACGGTGCTGCTGAGCCACCTGCATGCCGACCACTGTCTGGATCTGCCGGGGCTTTTCGTGTGGCGGCGCTACCACCCGAATCCGCCGCCGGGCAAGGGGTTGATGTACGGGCCCCGCGACACCTGGGCCCGGCTGGCCGCCGCGAGTTCCCCCGAGGGCGGCGAACTCGACGACTTCAAGGACATCTTCGACATCCGGCACTGGACCGATGGCGAGCCCGTGCGGATCGGGAGCCTCGAGGTGCTGCCCCGGTCGGTGTCGCACCCCACCGAGTCCTACGGCATGCGGTTCACCGACCCCTCCGGCGCGGTGCTGGTCTACAGCGGCGACACCGGAATCTGCGGTTCGGTCGTCGAGTTGGCCCGCGACGCCGACGTGTTCCTCTGCGAGGCCTCCTGGACGCACGCGCCCGACAACCGCCCGCCGGATGTGCACCTGTCGGGGACCGAGGCCGGCCAGATCGCGGCGAAGGCAGGCGTCGGCGAGTTGTTGTTGACGCACATTCCGCCGTGGACCTCGCGCGAGGACGTGATCAGCGAAGCGAAGGCCGAGTTCGACGGCCCGGTGCGCGCCGTCGTCTGCGGCGAGAGCTTCGACGTCCGCCGGGCCCGCTGA
- the rph gene encoding ribonuclease PH, producing the protein MSPREDGRADDELRPVTITRGFTSHPAGSVLVEFGQTRVMCTASVTQGVPRWRKGSGLGWLTAEYAMLPAATHSRSDRESVKGRVGGRTQEISRLVGRSLRACIDLRALGENTIAIDCDVLQADGGTRTAAITGAYVALADAVTYLGAGGQLSDPRPLSCAIAAVSVGVVDGRVRVDLPYEEDARAEVDMNVVATDTGTLVEIQGTGEGATFPRSTLDKMLDLAMASCEQLFALQAAALEAPYPGELPEGPAPKKAFGS; encoded by the coding sequence GTGTCTCCACGTGAAGACGGTCGCGCCGATGACGAGCTGCGACCGGTAACCATCACCCGCGGCTTCACCTCGCATCCGGCCGGATCGGTGTTGGTCGAGTTCGGCCAGACCCGCGTCATGTGCACGGCCTCGGTCACCCAGGGGGTCCCGCGCTGGCGCAAGGGCTCCGGGCTGGGCTGGCTCACCGCCGAGTACGCGATGCTGCCGGCGGCCACACACAGCCGGTCGGACCGCGAATCGGTCAAGGGCCGGGTCGGCGGCCGCACCCAGGAGATCAGCCGGTTGGTGGGTCGCTCGCTGCGCGCCTGCATCGACCTGCGGGCGCTGGGGGAGAACACCATCGCCATCGACTGCGACGTGCTGCAGGCCGACGGCGGCACCCGGACCGCGGCCATCACCGGCGCCTACGTGGCTCTCGCCGACGCCGTGACCTACCTGGGGGCGGGCGGTCAGCTGTCGGATCCGCGGCCGCTGTCGTGCGCCATCGCCGCGGTCAGCGTCGGCGTGGTCGACGGCCGTGTGCGCGTGGACCTGCCCTACGAGGAGGACGCGCGCGCCGAGGTCGACATGAACGTCGTGGCCACCGACACCGGCACGCTGGTCGAAATCCAGGGCACCGGCGAGGGGGCGACGTTCCCGCGGTCCACCCTGGACAAGATGTTGGATCTGGCGATGGCCTCCTGCGAGCAGCTCTTCGCGCTGCAGGCGGCGGCCCTCGAGGCGCCCTATCCGGGCGAGCTGCCCGAGGGGCCCGCGCCGAAGAAGGCGTTCGGGAGCTAG
- the rdgB gene encoding RdgB/HAM1 family non-canonical purine NTP pyrophosphatase: MARILVASRNVKKLAELRRVLDGAGVSGLELLSLADVPSYDEAPETGATFEENALAKARDGFAATGIPCVADDSGLSVAALNGMPGVLSARWSGVHGDDEANYRLLLAQLADVPDERRGAAFVSACALVGGAGETVVRGEWPGAIARAPRGAGGFGYDPIFIPEGSSRSAAELSPAEKDAASHRGRALTLLVPALRALA; the protein is encoded by the coding sequence ATGGCCCGGATCCTGGTCGCCAGCCGCAACGTGAAGAAGCTGGCCGAGCTGCGTCGGGTGCTCGACGGTGCCGGCGTGTCCGGGCTGGAGTTGCTCTCGCTGGCCGATGTGCCGTCCTACGACGAGGCCCCCGAAACCGGGGCGACGTTCGAGGAAAACGCGTTGGCCAAGGCCCGCGACGGCTTCGCGGCAACCGGAATCCCGTGTGTGGCAGACGATTCCGGGTTGTCCGTGGCGGCGTTGAACGGCATGCCGGGGGTGCTCTCGGCCCGCTGGTCCGGCGTTCACGGCGACGACGAGGCCAACTACCGGCTGCTGCTCGCGCAGCTGGCCGATGTTCCCGACGAGCGCCGCGGTGCCGCGTTCGTGTCGGCGTGCGCGCTGGTCGGCGGCGCCGGCGAGACGGTGGTGCGCGGCGAGTGGCCGGGGGCCATCGCGCGGGCGCCGCGCGGTGCCGGCGGCTTCGGCTACGACCCGATCTTCATCCCGGAGGGATCCTCCCGGTCGGCCGCCGAGCTGAGCCCCGCCGAGAAGGATGCGGCGTCGCACCGCGGTCGGGCGCTAACGCTGCTGGTGCCCGCGCTGCGCGCTCTGGCCTGA
- a CDS encoding MFS transporter gives MRRYRNSPRAEHPSVLIFMLCAAGVSVSLMQTLIIPVLPELPMLLNTSAANTSWAITATLLTAAVATPVFGRLGDMYGPKRVLIACALCLIAGSLLAAVTTSLLPLIIGRGLQGFGMPIIPLGISVLRSCVPPEKVGAAMGMMSASLGVGGALGLPMAAAIAQYWDWHVLFWFATGLGVGALLLFVFLVPRLPARSADRFDPLGTVLLAAGLVTLLLPISKGAIWGWTSTVTLALFGSSVVIFAIFAWCQLRMSSPIVDLRTTLRRPVLTTNLASIGVGMSLFGMSLIAPQILELPSATGYGLGQTMLQTGLWMAPGGVAMMLTSPVAARVAARRGPKFTLVVGCVIIAGAYLAGLQLLSSPPRLVVFSVLISIGVGFAFSSMPALINAAVPMSETAAANGINSLARALGTSISSAVIGAVLSGMTMTFAGHEVPTLAAFRTALIAAACAAALAALLALLIPKPTIGAAEQDSEEELVPSGAARA, from the coding sequence ATGCGCCGGTACCGAAATTCTCCCCGTGCCGAGCATCCGAGTGTCCTGATCTTCATGCTGTGCGCCGCCGGCGTGAGCGTCTCGCTGATGCAGACCCTGATCATCCCGGTCCTGCCGGAGTTGCCGATGCTGCTGAACACCAGCGCCGCCAACACGTCCTGGGCGATCACCGCGACGCTGCTGACCGCGGCGGTGGCCACCCCGGTGTTCGGCCGCCTCGGCGACATGTACGGACCCAAGCGCGTCCTGATCGCCTGCGCGCTGTGCCTCATCGCGGGATCGTTGCTGGCTGCCGTCACCACCTCGCTGCTGCCCCTGATCATCGGGCGCGGCCTGCAGGGCTTCGGCATGCCGATCATCCCGCTGGGCATCAGCGTGCTGCGCTCCTGCGTCCCGCCCGAGAAGGTCGGCGCCGCAATGGGAATGATGAGCGCCTCGCTGGGTGTCGGTGGCGCGTTGGGTCTCCCGATGGCCGCGGCGATCGCGCAGTACTGGGACTGGCACGTGCTGTTCTGGTTCGCCACCGGCCTCGGGGTGGGCGCGCTGCTGCTGTTCGTCTTCCTGGTACCGCGGCTGCCGGCCCGCTCCGCCGACCGCTTCGACCCGCTGGGCACGGTCCTGCTCGCGGCCGGCCTGGTGACGCTGCTGCTGCCGATCTCCAAGGGTGCGATCTGGGGTTGGACCTCGACGGTGACGCTGGCGCTGTTCGGGTCCTCGGTGGTGATCTTCGCCATCTTCGCGTGGTGTCAGCTGCGGATGTCCTCGCCGATCGTCGATCTGCGCACCACCCTGCGGCGTCCCGTGCTCACCACCAATCTGGCCTCGATCGGCGTCGGCATGTCGCTGTTCGGGATGTCGCTGATCGCCCCGCAGATCCTGGAACTGCCGAGCGCGACGGGCTACGGCCTGGGGCAGACGATGCTGCAGACCGGCCTGTGGATGGCACCCGGCGGCGTGGCGATGATGCTCACCTCGCCGGTCGCGGCCCGCGTCGCCGCCCGCCGCGGTCCGAAGTTCACCCTGGTGGTGGGCTGCGTGATCATCGCCGGCGCCTACCTGGCCGGGCTGCAACTCCTCAGCAGCCCGCCGCGGCTGGTGGTGTTCAGCGTGCTGATCAGCATCGGCGTCGGCTTCGCGTTCTCCTCGATGCCCGCGCTCATCAACGCCGCGGTCCCGATGTCGGAGACCGCCGCGGCCAACGGCATCAACTCGTTGGCGCGGGCGTTGGGCACCTCGATCTCCAGCGCGGTGATCGGGGCCGTGCTCTCGGGGATGACGATGACCTTCGCCGGTCACGAGGTGCCGACGCTGGCCGCCTTCCGTACCGCGCTCATCGCCGCGGCCTGCGCGGCCGCCCTGGCGGCGCTGCTGGCGCTGTTGATTCCCAAGCCGACGATCGGTGCGGCCGAGCAGGATTCCGAGGAAGAGCTGGTGCCCAGCGGCGCGGCGCGGGCCTAG